One stretch of Arachis duranensis cultivar V14167 chromosome 1, aradu.V14167.gnm2.J7QH, whole genome shotgun sequence DNA includes these proteins:
- the LOC107474095 gene encoding ubiquitin-conjugating enzyme E2-17 kDa → MASKRILKELKDLQKDPPTSCSAGPVAEDMFHWQATIMGPADSPYTGGVFLVSIHFPPDYPFKPPKVAFRTKVFHPNINSNGSICLDILKEQWSPALTISKVLLSICSLLTDPNPDDPLVPEIAHMYKTDRAKYEATARSWTQKYAMG, encoded by the exons ATGGCATCGAAACGCATCTTGAAAGAGCTCAAAGATTTGCAGAAGGACCCGCCTACATCATGCAGCGCTG GTCCTGTGGCTGAGGACATGTTTCACTGGCAAGCAACAATCATGGGACCAGCTGATAGCCCATATACCGGCGGTGTTTTCCTTGTTTCGATTCATTTTCCTCCGGACTATCCATTCAAGCCACCAAAG GTTGCATTTAGGACCAAGGTATTCCATCCAAATATCAACAGTAATGGAAGTATATGCCTTGACATTCTTAAAGAGCAATGGAGCCCTGCACTAACAATTTCGAAG GTTCTTTTGTCAATTTGCTCATTGTTGACGGATCCCAACCCTGATGATCCTCTTGTCCCTGAAATTGCGCACATGTACAAGACTGACAGGGCTAAGTATGAAGCTACCGCACGCAGCTGGACACAGAAGTATGCTATGGGATGA